A stretch of DNA from Calditrichota bacterium:
TAAAAATAAACGCCCGATTGCTGTCCAGTTTGCTTTTGGCCAGCGAATCGCTGACCTGGAGATTCACATAAAAGGTGTCTGCCCGGGGAAATTTGTATTCGGGAAAAACCTTATTCAAAATCGAGACGGCCTCCGAATCACCCGAGATCGTCCACCAAATCATCTTCAGGGGATCCATGTCGGGATCAAAACTGGTGCCGGCATGGAAGGATGCCGGATGTTTCACAAAACCCACACAGGTTGGTCCGCTGCTGGCAACCGGCGGCTGGTTGAATCGATTGACTACAAATCCTGACCAAACGGGCCGGGCCGATCGGTTGTTCACATCCGTAACAAAAATTTTAAACGAGTGAAAGCCCTCCGCCAGCGTGTCAATTTGGCACGAAAGAATCGTATCTGTAAAACTGACGGCGTACCGGGTACTTTTATCCAGAACGACAAACGATTTTTTCGGATTGCCGGCGGCGCCCGAACGCCCCGGATAAAAACGAGCCCGAATCACCACCGGGAAGTTGCGCAGCTCTGCACCGGGTTTCGGAGACAGCAGCCGCACGTCCGGATCCAGCGGATTTTTCAGGATCAACAGCGAATTGCTGTTCTTTCCGCCGTAATCCGGATTGCCGGGGTCCCGTACCCAGTGCTTACCGTCCACCAAAAACCGGTATTCGTAGCGTCCAAACGGAAGCGTCAGCCGGGTTTCCCAGGTACTGTCGGTCTTTGAGAATGTCAGAGGGTTGGCTGTTTTAGACCAGTTATTAAAACTTCCGGCCAGCACAACTGAGTGAACCGGATGAGCCGGTTTGTATCGGAAAACAACTGGAACGCGGGGGGACGTTTGAGCCTGCGCCTGCACCGTCAAAAAAATCGGGACAAGAATAACCCCAAGGAAAACGCCGGCTGCCTGGAAAATCCTTCGGAATTTCATCGCACAATGGGCCCTTGTGATTTCCTGTAAATATATTCGGTGATACCCCGTTTGTAAAAGTCTTCCAACTCCCCGACCTTTTTGTAGCCCCTTTTCTGATAAAAGCCCTGGGCCTCCGTGTTAAAATCGGAAACCAATAAAAACACATTGGGCCCTTTTTGAAAAATTTTATCTTCAGCAAATTGCATGAGAATCTTCCCGACGCCCTTGCCCTGAAAATCGGGGTGAACCGCAATCCAGCGAATGTAACCGCTGTGGTAAAACGTCCCCTGCCGATCGAACCAGACAAAGCCGGCGACCTGCTCGTAAATACGGGCGGAATAAATGGTGCGTTCTTCCTGGAGGGCTTTCAGCAAAATGGAATAAGCCTGGTCGTAATCTGTTCCGTATCGCTGCCAGAGTTTATTTT
This window harbors:
- a CDS encoding GNAT family N-acetyltransferase, whose product is MNTPVIIAPLSSFDIAAAAEIVAKNKLWQRYGTDYDQAYSILLKALQEERTIYSARIYEQVAGFVWFDRQGTFYHSGYIRWIAVHPDFQGKGVGKILMQFAEDKIFQKGPNVFLLVSDFNTEAQGFYQKRGYKKVGELEDFYKRGITEYIYRKSQGPIVR